One Rhodobacteraceae bacterium M385 genomic region harbors:
- a CDS encoding pyruvate carboxylase, whose protein sequence is MAEFKKILIANRGEIAIRVMRAANELGKRTVAVYAEEDKLSLHRFKADEAYKIGEGLGPVAAYLSIEEIIRVAKLCGADAIHPGYGLLSENPDFVDACAENGITFIGPKAETMRALGDKASARRVAIEAGVPVIPATEVLGDDMDAIKKQAAEVGYPLMLKASWGGGGRGMRPIASEDELEEKVLEGRREAEAAFGNGEGYLEKMIIRARHVEVQILGDQHGNIYHLYERDCSVQRRNQKVVERAPAPYLTDMQRNEICLLGKKICEHVNYECAGTVEFLMDMDTGAFYFIEVNPRVQVEHTVTEEVTGIDIVRAQILIAEGKMLAGATGVASQYDVKLDGHAVQCRVTTEDPTNNFIPDYGRITTYRSATGMGIRLDGGTAYSGAVITRYYDSLLTKVTAWAPTPDAAIARMDRALREFRIRGVSTNIAFVENLLKHPTFLNYQYHTKFIDETPELFDFRPRRDRATKILRYVADITVNGHPETAGRPKPAADLKPARAPRTPVEAPPAGTRTMLDAKGPEAVAKWMKEQKQLLITDTTMRDGHQSLLATRMRSIDMIKAAPAYAHNLPGLFSVECWGGATFDVAYRFLQECPWQRLRDIREKMPNIMTQMLLRASNGVGYTNYPDNVVEGFVKQAAESGVDVFRVFDSLNWVENMRVAMDAVGESGKIVEGTICYTGNILDPERSKYDVKYYVEMAKELEKAGAHVLGLKDMSGLLRPAAAEVLIPALKDAVDLPIHFHTHDTAGVAAGTILTASAHGVDAVDCAMDALSGNTSQATLGTIVESLRFTERDTGLDIGAIREISDYWEAVRANYAPFESGMQAPASEVYLHEMPGGQFTNLKAQARSMGLEERWHEVAQMYADVNQMFGDIVKVTPSSKVVGDMALMMVSQGLTRAQVEDPAVDVSFPDSVIGMLKGDLGQPPNGFPKGIVKKALKGEKPNLERPGKHLEPVDIEATRADLAKQLDVEIDDEDLNGYLMYPKVFTDYATRHADYGPVRTLPTKTFFYGMDQGEEIEAEIDPGVTLEIRLVAIGETNEEGEARVFFELNGQPRTVRVPNRLVSATSAKRPKAELGNPNHIGAPMPGVVASVGVQAGQEVSEGTLLLTIEAMKMETGIHADRDAVVKAVHVSPGGQIDAKDLLVELE, encoded by the coding sequence ATGGCCGAATTCAAGAAAATCCTCATCGCCAATCGCGGCGAAATCGCAATCCGCGTGATGCGCGCCGCCAACGAGTTGGGCAAGCGAACGGTCGCGGTCTACGCCGAGGAAGACAAGCTGTCGTTGCACCGCTTCAAAGCGGACGAGGCCTATAAAATCGGCGAAGGTTTGGGGCCGGTTGCCGCCTACCTCAGCATCGAAGAGATCATCCGCGTTGCAAAACTATGCGGCGCTGACGCAATCCACCCCGGCTACGGCTTGCTGTCGGAAAACCCCGATTTCGTTGATGCATGCGCCGAAAACGGCATCACCTTCATTGGCCCCAAGGCGGAAACCATGCGCGCCCTTGGTGACAAGGCCAGCGCCCGTCGTGTCGCCATTGAAGCGGGCGTGCCCGTTATTCCCGCCACCGAAGTTCTTGGCGACGACATGGACGCCATCAAGAAGCAGGCGGCAGAGGTCGGCTATCCCTTGATGCTCAAGGCGTCTTGGGGCGGCGGCGGACGCGGGATGCGCCCGATTGCGTCCGAGGATGAGCTGGAAGAAAAGGTTCTGGAAGGTCGCCGCGAAGCCGAAGCCGCCTTTGGCAACGGCGAAGGTTATCTGGAAAAGATGATCATCCGCGCCCGCCACGTCGAGGTGCAAATCCTCGGCGACCAGCACGGCAATATCTATCACCTGTATGAGCGTGATTGCTCGGTCCAGCGCCGCAACCAGAAAGTTGTCGAACGCGCACCCGCCCCCTACCTCACCGACATGCAGCGCAATGAGATTTGCCTTCTCGGCAAGAAGATTTGCGAGCATGTGAATTATGAATGCGCGGGCACGGTCGAATTCCTGATGGATATGGACACCGGCGCTTTCTACTTCATCGAGGTGAACCCCCGCGTACAGGTGGAACACACGGTGACCGAAGAAGTCACCGGCATCGACATTGTGCGCGCGCAGATCCTGATCGCCGAGGGCAAGATGCTGGCGGGCGCCACTGGTGTTGCCTCACAGTACGATGTGAAGCTGGACGGCCACGCCGTGCAATGCCGGGTCACGACGGAAGACCCTACCAACAACTTCATCCCTGATTACGGCCGCATCACCACCTACCGCTCGGCCACGGGCATGGGCATCCGGCTGGACGGCGGCACCGCCTATTCCGGCGCGGTCATCACCCGTTACTACGACAGTCTGCTGACGAAAGTGACGGCTTGGGCCCCCACCCCCGATGCGGCAATTGCTCGGATGGACCGTGCCCTGCGCGAATTCCGTATCCGCGGCGTGTCTACCAACATCGCCTTCGTGGAAAACCTGCTGAAGCACCCGACATTCCTGAATTATCAGTACCACACCAAGTTCATTGACGAGACGCCAGAGCTGTTCGATTTCCGCCCCCGCCGGGACCGGGCCACAAAAATCCTGCGCTATGTCGCCGACATCACCGTGAACGGGCATCCAGAGACCGCGGGTCGCCCCAAACCTGCCGCCGATCTGAAACCTGCGCGCGCACCGCGCACCCCGGTCGAGGCACCTCCCGCCGGCACCCGCACCATGCTGGACGCCAAAGGCCCCGAGGCCGTGGCCAAATGGATGAAAGAGCAAAAGCAGCTCCTGATTACTGACACGACCATGCGCGACGGACACCAATCGCTTCTGGCGACGCGCATGCGCTCGATTGACATGATCAAGGCCGCACCCGCCTATGCCCATAACCTGCCGGGACTGTTCTCGGTCGAATGCTGGGGCGGTGCGACCTTTGATGTGGCCTACCGCTTCTTGCAGGAATGCCCTTGGCAGCGCCTGCGCGATATTCGCGAAAAGATGCCCAACATCATGACGCAGATGCTTCTGCGGGCCTCGAACGGCGTGGGCTACACCAACTACCCTGACAACGTGGTGGAAGGTTTCGTCAAGCAAGCGGCGGAAAGTGGCGTCGATGTCTTCCGCGTATTTGACAGCCTCAACTGGGTAGAAAACATGCGCGTCGCGATGGACGCCGTGGGCGAAAGCGGCAAGATCGTGGAAGGCACGATTTGCTACACCGGCAATATTCTCGATCCTGAACGTTCCAAGTACGACGTGAAGTACTACGTTGAAATGGCGAAGGAATTGGAGAAGGCGGGCGCCCATGTTCTGGGCCTCAAGGATATGTCGGGTCTTCTACGCCCCGCCGCGGCCGAAGTGCTGATCCCCGCCCTGAAAGACGCGGTGGACCTGCCCATCCACTTCCACACCCACGACACGGCGGGCGTTGCGGCGGGCACGATCCTGACCGCCAGCGCCCACGGTGTTGACGCCGTTGATTGCGCGATGGATGCGCTGTCGGGCAACACTTCCCAGGCGACCCTTGGCACGATTGTCGAAAGCCTGCGCTTCACGGAACGTGACACCGGCCTCGACATCGGCGCGATCCGCGAAATCTCGGATTATTGGGAGGCCGTTCGCGCCAACTACGCGCCGTTTGAGTCTGGCATGCAGGCCCCTGCGTCCGAGGTCTACCTGCATGAGATGCCTGGCGGCCAGTTCACCAACCTCAAGGCACAGGCCCGCTCCATGGGGCTGGAAGAGCGTTGGCACGAAGTGGCGCAGATGTACGCCGATGTGAACCAGATGTTCGGCGATATCGTGAAGGTCACGCCGTCCTCCAAGGTTGTGGGCGACATGGCGCTGATGATGGTGTCCCAAGGACTGACCCGCGCGCAGGTCGAAGACCCCGCCGTCGATGTCTCCTTTCCCGACAGCGTCATCGGCATGCTGAAGGGCGATCTGGGCCAGCCCCCCAACGGCTTCCCTAAGGGGATCGTCAAGAAAGCCCTGAAAGGCGAGAAACCTAACCTGGAACGCCCCGGCAAACATCTGGAGCCCGTGGATATCGAAGCGACCCGGGCCGATCTTGCCAAGCAATTGGACGTGGAGATCGACGACGAGGACCTGAACGGCTACCTCATGTACCCCAAGGTTTTCACCGACTACGCCACCCGCCACGCCGACTACGGACCCGTGCGGACCCTGCCCACGAAAACCTTTTTCTATGGCATGGACCAGGGCGAAGAGATCGAGGCCGAGATCGACCCAGGTGTCACGCTGGAAATCCGCCTCGTGGCCATTGGTGAGACCAATGAAGAAGGCGAGGCTCGGGTGTTCTTTGAACTCAACGGCCAACCCCGTACGGTGCGCGTGCCCAACCGCCTCGTCTCCGCCACTTCGGCCAAACGGCCCAAAGCGGAACTGGGCAACCCCAACCACATCGGGGCCCCCATGCCCGGCGTGGTCGCCTCCGTTGGCGTACAAGCAGGACAAGAGGTGTCAGAGGGCACGCTCCTGCTCACAATCGAGGCGATGAAAATGGAAACCGGCATCCATGCCGACCGCGACGCGGTGGTTAAGGCCGTCCATGTCTCCCCCGGGGGCCAGATCGACGCGAAGGATCTGCTGGTCGAACTGGAATAG
- a CDS encoding metallophosphoesterase, which produces MNSPFDKALIFTDLHITPPGETIIGLDPLARFTDALSHALARHPDAQHIILLGDLTNTGDPAEYARLAPALADCPIPVTVTMGNHDLRQHLTAAFPDGLNTDGFAQHALDLGPLRLLILDTHDYENRAPLEQDGWLCPVRLAWLDAELARAATDGKDVVVFTHHPPCPVGFWAMDAIGLANSDDLLSRLHGAPHVKHLICGHIHRTIHASASNPAGGGLPVTILKSPCHQIPMILGQGTFADSVDEPGAYGILLALKDTVVVHTEDFALSDGTVLSY; this is translated from the coding sequence ATGAATAGCCCCTTCGACAAAGCGCTGATCTTCACCGATCTCCACATCACCCCTCCCGGTGAGACGATCATCGGCCTCGATCCTCTGGCACGCTTTACCGATGCTCTTTCCCATGCGCTCGCCCGCCACCCCGATGCGCAACACATCATTCTTCTGGGCGACCTTACCAACACCGGCGACCCCGCCGAATACGCTCGCCTCGCCCCGGCACTCGCCGATTGCCCGATCCCCGTGACCGTCACGATGGGTAACCACGACCTGCGCCAACACCTCACTGCCGCCTTCCCCGACGGCCTAAATACCGATGGATTCGCGCAACATGCCTTGGACCTCGGGCCCCTTCGCCTTCTGATCCTCGACACCCATGATTACGAGAACCGCGCGCCCTTGGAACAGGACGGCTGGCTTTGCCCGGTGCGGCTGGCGTGGCTGGATGCCGAGCTGGCCCGTGCCGCGACCGACGGGAAGGATGTCGTGGTTTTTACCCACCATCCTCCCTGCCCCGTGGGGTTCTGGGCGATGGACGCGATTGGCCTTGCCAATTCCGACGATCTTCTCAGCCGCTTGCACGGCGCCCCTCACGTAAAACACCTGATCTGCGGCCATATTCACCGCACCATCCATGCCAGCGCCTCGAACCCTGCGGGCGGTGGCTTGCCGGTCACGATCCTGAAAAGCCCCTGCCACCAGATCCCGATGATCCTGGGCCAAGGCACCTTCGCCGATAGCGTTGATGAGCCGGGGGCTTACGGCATCCTCTTGGCGCTGAAAGACACGGTGGTGGTCCATACGGAAGACTTCGCTTTGTCGGACGGCACCGTGCTTTCGTACTGA
- the hisB gene encoding imidazoleglycerol-phosphate dehydratase HisB — protein sequence MRTAQITRKTAETDISVEINLDGAGTYDNQTGVGFFDHMLDQLARHALIDMTVRCSGDLHIDDHHSVEDVGIALGQALTEAMGDKRGIKRYGECVLPMDDARVACALDLSGRPFLVWEVEMPTQKIGTFDTELVREFFQAFATHGGITLHITQAAGFNSHHIAEAAFKAVARSLRDALEVDPRKADAIPSTKGSL from the coding sequence ATGCGCACAGCCCAGATCACCCGCAAAACCGCCGAGACGGATATCTCGGTCGAAATTAACCTTGATGGCGCGGGCACCTACGACAACCAGACCGGTGTCGGTTTCTTTGATCATATGCTCGACCAACTGGCGCGCCACGCGCTGATCGATATGACGGTACGCTGCTCGGGTGATTTGCACATCGACGATCACCATTCGGTCGAAGATGTGGGCATTGCCCTTGGTCAGGCATTGACCGAAGCGATGGGCGACAAACGCGGCATCAAGCGCTACGGCGAATGCGTTCTGCCAATGGACGACGCCCGTGTGGCTTGCGCGCTTGACCTGTCGGGGCGGCCGTTTCTGGTCTGGGAGGTAGAGATGCCAACCCAGAAAATCGGCACGTTTGACACAGAATTGGTGCGCGAATTCTTCCAAGCCTTCGCCACTCACGGCGGCATCACGTTGCACATCACCCAAGCGGCGGGTTTCAACAGCCACCACATTGCCGAGGCGGCGTTCAAAGCCGTGGCCCGGTCCCTGCGCGACGCCCTAGAGGTTGATCCACGCAAGGCCGATGCAATCCCTTCGACCAAGGGCAGCCTTTAA
- the hisH gene encoding imidazole glycerol phosphate synthase subunit HisH, translating into MTTVLIDYDAGNLHSAEKAFQRMARETDAGPLVVSSDPDVVARADRIVLPGDGAFPACRNGLKLFGGLEEAVLEAVEIKGKPFLGICVGMQMMTSWGREYEDTAGFDWIPGEVIEIAPSDPSLKVPHMGWNDLVIDRPHPVLEGVKTGDHAYFVHSYAMKPAQDAQVLAHVDYGGPVTAIVGRDTMVGMQFHPEKSQSAGLRMIANFLAWRP; encoded by the coding sequence ATGACGACGGTCCTGATTGATTACGACGCGGGCAATCTGCACTCGGCCGAGAAAGCGTTTCAGCGCATGGCGCGGGAAACCGATGCGGGCCCACTTGTGGTCTCGTCCGACCCCGATGTCGTGGCCCGTGCCGACCGGATCGTTCTGCCCGGCGACGGCGCTTTCCCGGCCTGTCGCAACGGGTTGAAACTGTTCGGCGGCCTAGAGGAAGCCGTGCTGGAAGCCGTTGAGATTAAAGGGAAACCCTTCCTAGGTATCTGTGTCGGCATGCAGATGATGACAAGCTGGGGGCGGGAGTATGAAGACACCGCCGGCTTCGACTGGATTCCCGGCGAGGTGATTGAAATCGCGCCCTCGGACCCGTCCCTAAAGGTGCCGCATATGGGGTGGAATGATCTGGTGATCGACCGCCCCCACCCGGTGCTAGAGGGTGTGAAAACAGGCGATCACGCCTATTTCGTCCACTCCTACGCGATGAAACCTGCCCAAGACGCGCAGGTCTTGGCCCATGTGGATTATGGCGGGCCGGTTACGGCCATTGTTGGACGCGATACAATGGTTGGGATGCAGTTCCACCCCGAAAAAAGCCAATCCGCGGGGCTTCGCATGATCGCCAACTTCCTGGCTTGGCGGCCTTAG
- a CDS encoding DUF2147 domain-containing protein: MKKYLLAACMATFGMTGAALADAAHGVWQTEVDDGSYAYVTISGCGAAVCGTISRTFNSSGEYQSPNLGRQIVIDMVPNGDGSYEGSVWRPSNNRIYIGRMSLSGNALTLRGCVAGGLICARQNWTRVQ; this comes from the coding sequence ATGAAGAAGTATCTATTGGCCGCATGCATGGCCACATTCGGCATGACCGGCGCGGCGCTTGCGGATGCGGCCCATGGCGTTTGGCAAACCGAGGTGGACGACGGCTCTTACGCTTATGTCACGATTTCCGGTTGTGGCGCGGCGGTTTGCGGCACCATCAGCCGTACATTCAATTCCAGTGGCGAATACCAGTCCCCGAACCTTGGGCGTCAGATCGTGATCGATATGGTCCCCAACGGCGACGGCTCCTACGAGGGCTCTGTCTGGCGGCCATCTAACAACCGCATCTACATTGGCCGGATGAGCCTGAGCGGCAACGCCCTCACCCTGCGCGGCTGCGTGGCGGGCGGCTTGATTTGCGCTCGACAGAACTGGACCCGCGTACAATAA
- the hisA gene encoding 1-(5-phosphoribosyl)-5-[(5-phosphoribosylamino)methylideneamino]imidazole-4-carboxamide isomerase — protein MILYPAIDLKDGKAVRLLRGEMSEATVFNTDPAAQAKAFQDAGCQWLHLVDLNGAFAGEPVNGAAVEAILAATSVPTQLGGGIRDMATIEMWLDKGIARVILGTVAVENPDLVREAARAFPGKVAVGIDARKGRVATKGWAEETDVMVTDLAQAFEDAGVAAIIYTDIDRDGAMGGPNVAATADLARATSIPVIASGGVSSMADLTALKDTGVIAGAISGRALYDGALDLGEALAALA, from the coding sequence ATGATCCTCTACCCCGCCATCGACCTTAAAGACGGCAAGGCCGTGCGGCTTTTGCGTGGCGAAATGTCGGAGGCGACGGTCTTCAACACCGATCCCGCCGCCCAGGCCAAGGCGTTCCAGGATGCGGGCTGCCAATGGTTGCATCTGGTGGACCTGAACGGCGCGTTTGCGGGGGAGCCGGTGAACGGCGCGGCGGTCGAGGCGATCTTGGCTGCCACCTCGGTGCCCACGCAATTGGGTGGCGGCATCCGTGACATGGCCACGATCGAGATGTGGTTAGACAAAGGCATTGCGCGGGTGATCTTGGGAACGGTGGCCGTCGAAAACCCCGATCTGGTGCGCGAGGCCGCCCGAGCTTTCCCCGGCAAAGTTGCCGTGGGCATCGATGCCCGCAAGGGGCGCGTAGCCACCAAAGGATGGGCGGAAGAAACCGACGTGATGGTCACCGATCTGGCCCAAGCGTTCGAAGACGCGGGCGTCGCCGCCATCATCTACACCGATATTGACCGGGATGGTGCCATGGGCGGGCCCAATGTGGCGGCCACCGCTGATCTGGCCCGCGCCACTTCAATCCCCGTGATCGCCAGTGGCGGTGTCTCGTCCATGGCCGATCTCACGGCGCTGAAGGATACGGGCGTGATCGCGGGTGCGATATCGGGCCGAGCTTTGTACGATGGGGCGCTTGATTTGGGTGAAGCCCTCGCGGCGCTGGCATGA
- the hisF gene encoding imidazole glycerol phosphate synthase subunit HisF — MLKTRIIPCLDVAEGRTVKGVNFVDLIDAGDPVEQARAYDLAGADELCFLDIKATHENRGTMYDLATRTAEQCFMPLTIGGGVRTVDDVRNLLLAGADKVSFNSAAVADPSCVARAADKFGSQCIVVAIDAKTVAPGKWEIFTHGGRKATGIDAVEFAKTVVAQGAGEILLTSMDRDGTKAGFNLPLTRAVSDAVPVPVIASGGVGTLDHLVEGVTEGGASAVLAASIFHFGTYTIAEAKQHMADAGIPVRLT; from the coding sequence ATGTTAAAAACACGCATCATCCCCTGCCTCGACGTGGCCGAAGGTCGAACCGTTAAGGGCGTTAACTTTGTTGACCTGATCGACGCGGGCGACCCGGTGGAACAGGCTCGCGCCTATGACTTGGCAGGCGCGGATGAGCTTTGCTTCCTCGACATCAAAGCTACCCACGAAAACCGCGGCACCATGTATGATCTGGCCACCCGCACCGCCGAGCAGTGTTTCATGCCGCTCACCATCGGGGGCGGCGTGCGCACGGTAGATGACGTGCGCAATCTGCTGTTGGCCGGGGCCGATAAGGTCAGCTTCAACTCTGCCGCTGTGGCCGATCCAAGCTGTGTTGCCCGGGCGGCGGACAAGTTCGGCTCTCAGTGTATCGTCGTGGCGATTGACGCCAAGACAGTGGCCCCCGGCAAGTGGGAGATCTTTACCCACGGCGGCCGCAAAGCCACCGGCATCGACGCGGTGGAGTTTGCCAAAACGGTCGTGGCCCAAGGCGCGGGGGAGATCCTTTTGACCTCCATGGACCGCGACGGCACCAAGGCGGGCTTCAACCTGCCCCTGACCCGTGCCGTGTCTGACGCTGTACCGGTGCCTGTCATCGCATCGGGCGGGGTTGGCACGCTAGACCACCTTGTCGAAGGCGTAACCGAGGGCGGCGCTTCTGCCGTACTGGCCGCCTCCATCTTTCATTTCGGCACTTACACCATCGCCGAGGCCAAACAACACATGGCCGACGCCGGCATCCCCGTGAGGCTCACATGA
- a CDS encoding phosphoribosyl-ATP diphosphatase — protein MTPLHQLSDTIAARKGADPDTSWTAKLLSKGPEKCAEKFGEEAVEAIIEAVKGDREKLTSEAADAIYHLLVMCAARDVSLADIEDELARRHGTSGIAEKAARQP, from the coding sequence ATGACCCCACTGCACCAGCTTTCCGACACGATTGCCGCCCGCAAAGGGGCGGACCCCGATACCTCTTGGACCGCCAAACTGCTGTCCAAAGGCCCCGAGAAATGCGCCGAGAAGTTCGGTGAAGAGGCCGTGGAAGCGATTATCGAAGCAGTCAAAGGCGACCGGGAAAAACTGACGTCCGAGGCCGCCGACGCGATCTATCACCTGCTGGTGATGTGCGCCGCCCGCGACGTGTCGCTTGCTGATATCGAGGATGAACTGGCACGCCGTCATGGCACCTCGGGCATCGCGGAAAAAGCCGCCCGACAGCCGTAG